The Micromonospora sp. NBC_00421 genome contains a region encoding:
- a CDS encoding FAD-binding oxidoreductase: MRFLPERLAPLFFSTLVESIAGRGDPAARRAGLVVLGRWYRRCDLHPHHGAVIAAALVDTVRRFAGESWKPELAHIWEQDCLRVWRSAGQSAGMLGDGPSVTFGVVESVVSACDDVAVVTVRPVRRLRYTPGDALPVCSPRMPGQWRWLSPANAPRPDGTVEFHIRAIPNGAVSPVLVGQVEVGELLWLGPACEVGLSLPAGDADLLLVAGGTGWAPLRALVEQVAASPVRRRVTLVVGSRTLWDLYDAAVLTMLRRVHGDWLSVVLAFSDDGDVDPAAQGGLVGLVLYHYVPGQAVLVCGPPQLVEEARAWLPIGGVEPGDLHLAVTFRHTFDAALWASRQRTSTVGEASGGEGGDRRAGDVS, translated from the coding sequence GTGCGATTCCTTCCGGAGCGGCTTGCGCCGCTGTTCTTCTCGACGTTGGTGGAGTCGATCGCTGGTCGGGGTGATCCTGCTGCCCGTCGGGCGGGTCTGGTGGTGTTGGGCCGGTGGTATCGGCGGTGTGACCTGCATCCGCACCACGGGGCGGTGATCGCGGCGGCCCTGGTGGACACGGTGCGCCGGTTCGCGGGGGAGTCATGGAAGCCGGAGTTGGCCCACATCTGGGAGCAGGATTGTCTTCGGGTGTGGCGTTCGGCCGGGCAGTCCGCAGGGATGCTGGGTGACGGCCCGAGTGTGACGTTCGGTGTGGTGGAGTCGGTGGTGTCGGCGTGTGACGACGTCGCGGTGGTGACGGTCCGTCCGGTGCGGCGTCTGCGTTACACCCCGGGTGACGCCCTGCCGGTGTGCTCGCCTCGGATGCCGGGCCAGTGGCGGTGGTTGTCTCCGGCGAACGCGCCACGTCCGGACGGGACGGTCGAGTTCCACATCCGTGCCATTCCCAATGGTGCCGTCTCACCTGTGCTCGTGGGGCAGGTGGAGGTGGGGGAGTTGCTGTGGTTGGGGCCGGCGTGTGAGGTGGGGTTGTCATTGCCGGCGGGTGACGCCGATCTACTGCTGGTTGCCGGGGGTACCGGGTGGGCGCCGTTGCGGGCGTTGGTGGAACAGGTCGCGGCGTCGCCGGTGCGGCGGCGGGTGACGTTGGTGGTGGGTTCCCGCACCCTGTGGGATCTGTATGACGCGGCGGTGTTGACCATGCTGCGGCGGGTGCATGGCGACTGGTTGTCGGTGGTGTTGGCGTTCTCCGACGACGGGGATGTCGACCCGGCCGCGCAGGGTGGCCTGGTGGGTCTGGTGTTGTACCACTACGTACCGGGGCAGGCGGTGTTGGTGTGTGGGCCGCCGCAGTTGGTCGAGGAAGCACGGGCGTGGTTGCCGATCGGTGGGGTGGAGCCGGGTGATCTGCATCTGGCGGTGACGTTCCGGCACACCTTCGACGCGGCGTTGTGGGCATCCCGCCAACGCACTTCCACGGTCGGCGAGGCGTCCGGTGGCGAGGGTGGGGACCGCCGGGCGGGGGATGTGTCGTGA
- the ribD gene encoding bifunctional diaminohydroxyphosphoribosylaminopyrimidine deaminase/5-amino-6-(5-phosphoribosylamino)uracil reductase RibD, whose product MASASELAAMRYAITLSSFGLGTTSPNPPVGCVVLDRHGDVVGTGYHRRKGEAHAEVNALRAAGSAARGGTAVVTLEPCNHIGVTPACRQELINAGIARVVISIIDPTSRGDGGAAVLTAHGVDVETNVIPDETLIVLGPWLVATRRRRPYLTWAYASDGKDSVAADERLTNDLRMTADLVFGGGPIEEGTPGGHASAHFTIPTDPTSDLREWLSTCYAAGSRSILLIGDQHSDELREGLDCVDEIVISLDATSPSADLAAAWCLTPPGFELADIASGGSGVRVRLRRPILSLPPICEIS is encoded by the coding sequence ATGGCATCCGCATCAGAGTTGGCCGCGATGCGGTACGCGATCACACTGTCATCATTCGGTCTTGGCACCACGAGTCCGAACCCGCCTGTCGGCTGCGTCGTCCTCGATCGCCACGGCGATGTTGTAGGCACGGGGTATCACCGGCGTAAGGGAGAAGCACATGCCGAGGTCAACGCCCTGCGCGCAGCTGGGAGCGCAGCGCGAGGGGGCACAGCCGTCGTCACGCTCGAACCATGCAACCACATCGGCGTCACTCCGGCCTGCCGCCAAGAACTCATTAATGCTGGCATAGCCCGAGTCGTTATCAGCATTATCGATCCCACATCCCGGGGCGACGGGGGTGCCGCCGTCCTGACCGCTCACGGCGTCGACGTCGAGACGAACGTGATCCCCGACGAGACCCTTATAGTCCTCGGGCCCTGGCTCGTCGCTACCCGGCGCCGCCGGCCCTACCTGACATGGGCCTACGCCTCGGATGGCAAGGACAGCGTCGCGGCCGATGAGCGGCTGACAAACGACCTGCGTATGACGGCAGACCTCGTTTTTGGCGGAGGCCCGATAGAGGAGGGCACCCCCGGTGGCCACGCCTCCGCACACTTCACGATACCCACCGACCCGACCAGTGATCTTCGCGAGTGGCTGTCAACCTGCTATGCCGCTGGCTCTCGGTCCATCCTGTTGATAGGTGACCAACACTCTGACGAACTCCGCGAGGGCCTCGACTGCGTCGACGAGATCGTGATCTCTCTAGACGCAACTTCACCGTCCGCTGATCTCGCAGCCGCATGGTGCCTCACCCCGCCCGGCTTCGAGTTGGCCGACATCGCTTCCGGCGGTAGCGGCGTGCGCGTTCGACTTCGTCGCCCCATCCTCTCGCTACCCCCCATCTGCGAGATTTCCTGA
- a CDS encoding flavoprotein has translation MTGNHLQIVVCAAGPAPDVTTLINTAHQQSWTAAVTATPDATSFIDIPAIEKLTGTPVRSDYRAAPGTRRSLPTTDALVVAPATYNSINKIALGLADNYAMTTIAELIGRHIPTVIVPFVNTALATRLPFRHAVASLRAEGLHIMLGPEHGWEPHPPGGGNDRQSDFPWTTAFEIAARHAA, from the coding sequence ATGACAGGCAACCACCTCCAGATCGTCGTCTGCGCCGCCGGCCCCGCACCCGACGTCACCACCCTGATTAACACCGCACACCAGCAGTCCTGGACCGCAGCGGTCACCGCCACACCCGACGCAACCAGCTTCATCGACATACCGGCCATCGAAAAGCTGACCGGCACTCCCGTGCGATCCGACTACCGCGCAGCTCCGGGCACCCGCCGCTCGCTACCCACCACCGATGCACTGGTCGTCGCACCCGCGACCTATAACTCCATCAACAAGATCGCCCTCGGCCTCGCCGACAACTACGCCATGACCACCATCGCCGAACTCATCGGACGACACATACCCACCGTCATTGTCCCCTTCGTCAACACCGCCCTCGCCACACGACTCCCCTTCCGCCACGCCGTAGCCAGCCTCCGCGCCGAAGGGCTACACATCATGCTCGGCCCGGAACACGGCTGGGAGCCACACCCGCCCGGTGGCGGCAACGACCGGCAGAGCGACTTTCCCTGGACAACCGCGTTCGAGATCGCGGCCCGGCATGCTGCCTAA